In Quercus robur chromosome 11, dhQueRobu3.1, whole genome shotgun sequence, the following proteins share a genomic window:
- the LOC126705392 gene encoding protein EDS1L-like: protein MASLNLGENIEIDTELIKEAYSLAVEAHSKSSEKAYNVEESRRSSDPIIIISFSGCWSENGWYDGEPFGVTEINLPLLFPSLRSIGVNENALVNKAFLRRFVDKIWGNSGFDRKVQKAVKENKQILFTGHSSGGSIANLTTIWFLEKYLKPEYNYKISPSSPLCVTFGCPLIGNHIFSHALRRENWARYFIHFVMRYDIVPRILLAPISSIILEFHKVLEFLNAKSVNLAHASIDNFDASNFYIKIMKNASSVASHAACNLTGNTNLLLETVSNFIPLSPYKPFGTYVFCTGNGKLVILRNPDAVLQLLFYSSQLCREEECTDIAQRSLQQHFGYDNEMQDSFQMLNVVNLDLVPLEQLPLSSDSTSSDIATTNSVLNDLGLGTRARLCLCAAGELEKRKIGNKESIDLKKPDIEKAMKYLEEDYQLNCGYRDLGCYDAFKLQETSKDFDANLKRLELAGIWDEIIEMLKRYELPDAFEGLSDWVLLGTRYRRLFEPLDIANYYRHLKNEDMGAYMIRGGPKRYRFTQRWREHAERMPAESSGESCFWAKVEELRIKISSQGFEPIKEEVLLLEAQVQNWINLGELSRDVLLEKSTLKKWWEDLPREHKLTSCIKDLKFS from the exons atggccAGTTTAAATCTTGGAGAAAACATAGAAATCGATACAGAGCTAATTAAAGAAGCTTACTCTCTTGCAGTTGAGGCTCACAGCAAGTCTTCAGAGAAGGCATATAATGTTGAGGAAAGTCGTCGTTCATCAGATCCTATCATCATCATTAGCTTTTCTGGATGTTGGTCTGAAAATGGTTGGTATGATGGAGAACCTTTTGGAGTAACTGAGATCAATCTGCCATTATTGTTTCCTTCTCTTAGAAGTATAGGCGTTAATGAAAATGCCTTGGTCAACAAAGCCTTTCTGCGGAGATTTGTAGACAAAATATGGGGCAATTCAGGTTTTGATCGTAAG GTGCAAAAGGCAGTGAAAGAAAACAAGCAAATATTGTTTACAGGACACTCCTCAGGTGGTTCAATAGCAAACCTCACAACAATTTGGTTcttggaaaaatatttaaaaccaGAATATAACTACAAGATTTCACCTTCCTCTCCTCTGTGTGTGACTTTTGGGTGTCCTCTAATTGGTAACCACATATTTTCCCATGCTCTAAGGCGTGAGAACTGGGCTCGCTACTTCATACATTTTGTCATGAGATATGACATTGTTCCACGGATCTTGCTTGCTCCAATCTCATCCATTATATTGGAATTTCATAAAGTTCTCGAATTCCTCAATGCGAAATCCGTAAATCTTGCACATGCATCCATTGACAACTTTGATGCTTcaaatttttacataaaaataatgaagaatGCATCATCTGTGGCAAGCCATGCTGCCTGCAACCTCACGGGAAACACAAACTTGCTATTGGAAACTGTGTCAAACTTCATTCCATTAAGCCCGTACAAGCCCTTTGGAACGTATGTCTTCTGCACTGGCAATGGAAAACTAGTTATCTTGAGGAACCCAGATGCTGTTTTGCAACTATTGTTTTACTCCTCTCAGTTGTGCCGTGAAGAAGAATGCACAGATATTGCCCAGAGAAGTCTTCAACAACATTTCGGCTATGACAATGAGATGCAAGATAGCTTCCAAATGCTAAATGTGGTTAACTTGGACTTGGTGCCACTGGAACAGCTTCCATTATCTTCAGACTCTACAAGTAGTGATATTGCAACAACTAATTCAGTCTTGAATGACCTTGGTTTG GGCACAAGAGCTAGATTGTGTCTTTGTGCTGCTGGAGAGCTGGAGAAGCGGAAGATTGGAAACAAAGAAAGCATCGATCTCAAGAAGCCAGATATTGAGAAAGCAATGAAATACCTTGAAGAAGACTACCAATTGAATTGTGGGTATCGTGATCTAGGTTGTTATGATGCCTTCAAGCTTCAAGAAACCTCCAAGGATTTCGATGCTAATTTAAAGAGACTTGAACTAGCAGGTATATGGGATGAAATCATTGAAATGTTAAAAAGGTATGAACTCCCAGATGCATTTGAGGGCCTAAGTGACTGGGTATTGCTTGGAACAAGATACCGCCGCCTTTTTGAGCCCCTAGATATTGCCAACTACTATAGACACTTGAAGAATGAAGACATGGGAGCTTATATGATAAGGGGCGGGCCAAAACGTTACAGGTTCACGCAAAGATGGCGCGAGCATGCTGAGAGGATGCCTGCTGAATCCAGTGGAGAATCATGCTTTTGGGCCAAGGTAGAGGAGCTGCGCATTAAAATTAGCAGCCAAGGGTTTGAACCAATCAAGGAAGAGGTTTTGCTACTAGAAGCACAGGTGCAGAATTGGATCAATCTTGGAGAGTTGAGTAGAGATGTGTTGCTAGAGAAATCCACACTCAAGAAGTGGTGGGAAGATCTCCCTAGAGAGCATAAGTTGACATCCTGCATCAAAGATTTAAAGTTTTCATGA